One stretch of Halodesulfovibrio sp. MK-HDV DNA includes these proteins:
- the secE gene encoding preprotein translocase subunit SecE, producing MAKKHSKKADAKATEANKAVQFKEFFEESQVEIKKVVWPSRKETVTTSIAVLALVVVMSLFLGFVDLSLTKLVEYILS from the coding sequence ATGGCAAAAAAGCACTCCAAAAAAGCTGACGCGAAAGCTACTGAAGCTAACAAAGCAGTTCAGTTTAAAGAGTTCTTCGAAGAGTCCCAGGTCGAAATTAAAAAAGTAGTCTGGCCCTCCCGAAAAGAGACAGTGACAACCAGCATCGCAGTGCTGGCTCTTGTTGTTGTTATGTCTCTATTTCTTGGCTTTGTAGACCTTAGTCTTACAAAGCTCGTAGAATACATTCTTTCCTAA
- the rplK gene encoding 50S ribosomal protein L11 codes for MAKKEIAKIKLQIPAGAANPSPPVGPALGQHGLNIMEFCKSFNAKTMDQKGMIIPVIITVFQDRSFTFITKTPPASVLLIKAAKVAKGSGEPNRDKVGSVTDAQIEEIATLKMPDLNAADIDAAKKIIAGTARSMGIDVK; via the coding sequence ATGGCTAAAAAAGAAATTGCAAAAATTAAGCTTCAGATTCCTGCTGGTGCGGCGAACCCGTCTCCTCCAGTAGGTCCTGCTCTTGGTCAGCACGGCCTTAACATCATGGAATTTTGTAAGTCGTTTAACGCAAAAACCATGGATCAGAAAGGCATGATCATTCCTGTAATCATTACAGTATTCCAGGATCGTTCATTCACTTTCATCACCAAAACCCCACCTGCATCCGTGCTGCTTATTAAAGCTGCTAAAGTTGCTAAAGGTTCTGGCGAACCAAACCGTGATAAGGTTGGTTCCGTTACCGATGCACAGATCGAAGAAATTGCTACACTCAAAATGCCTGACCTTAACGCTGCAGACATTGATGCAGCTAAAAAGATCATCGCAGGTACTGCCCGTTCTATGGGCATTGATGTTAAATAG
- the prmC gene encoding peptide chain release factor N(5)-glutamine methyltransferase — translation MAVQKPAQLTIQSIITAFSEYLSGKAVDSPRLSAELVLRKILGISRLDILINSKREVSTEAYAEMEKLILRRGTGEPAAYIMGEREFYGRPFHVNSHTLIPRPETEHLIEAIVERFSHKGAFRFADLGTGSGCIATTIAAELPEAFGVAVDLSEGAITTAKQNIHDNQVADRVTCIRADFTTPLFKNNTFDLIATNPPYVSQSEYITLDREVQQFEPSSALVPGTSGLEHGIPLIELAATWLKPSGFFIMEMGFWQGADLMKEFSKNTDIWRETAVIKDLSGHDRFVCGYKA, via the coding sequence ATGGCGGTACAAAAACCCGCACAGCTCACCATTCAGTCGATTATTACAGCCTTCTCGGAATACCTTTCCGGGAAGGCTGTTGATTCTCCAAGACTTTCGGCTGAACTAGTGCTCCGCAAAATTCTCGGCATCTCCCGTCTCGATATTCTTATCAACTCCAAACGTGAAGTTTCCACTGAAGCATACGCTGAAATGGAAAAGCTCATCCTCCGTCGAGGCACTGGTGAACCTGCCGCATACATCATGGGCGAACGTGAATTCTACGGGCGACCGTTTCATGTCAATTCACACACCCTTATTCCCAGACCGGAAACTGAACATCTCATCGAAGCCATTGTAGAGCGATTCTCCCATAAGGGTGCATTCCGTTTTGCAGATTTGGGCACTGGAAGCGGCTGCATTGCCACAACCATCGCCGCAGAATTACCTGAAGCATTCGGGGTTGCTGTCGACCTTTCTGAAGGGGCAATAACCACAGCAAAGCAGAATATTCATGACAATCAGGTTGCAGATAGAGTCACATGTATCCGTGCCGATTTCACCACACCGTTGTTCAAAAACAACACATTTGACCTAATTGCCACAAATCCGCCGTATGTTAGCCAGTCCGAATATATAACTCTGGATCGAGAAGTTCAGCAATTTGAACCATCTTCAGCACTCGTCCCTGGAACAAGTGGACTTGAACATGGGATACCACTTATTGAACTTGCTGCAACATGGCTTAAGCCTTCAGGATTTTTCATTATGGAAATGGGATTTTGGCAAGGCGCTGATTTAATGAAAGAATTTTCGAAAAACACTGACATATGGCGCGAAACAGCTGTCATAAAAGACCTATCTGGTCATGACCGATTCGTCTGCGGATATAAAGCGTAG
- the rplJ gene encoding 50S ribosomal protein L10 produces the protein MNRSEKAAIIERLKEKAEGASIAVVTDFKGLPVEEMTVLRSDLRNASGEYHVVKNTLARIAVTGGDHEVLADTFKENSAIALGFEDPVAVAKAVVEFAKKSKHLVVKHASLEGKLLTEAQLGELAKLPGKQQLLGMALGTMNAVPTNFVGLFANILRNFLYALNAIRDQKEAA, from the coding sequence GTGAACAGGTCTGAAAAAGCCGCCATTATTGAGCGCCTGAAAGAAAAAGCTGAAGGTGCTTCTATTGCGGTTGTGACTGATTTCAAGGGCTTGCCGGTGGAAGAGATGACCGTGCTCAGAAGTGACCTTCGCAATGCTAGTGGTGAATACCACGTTGTGAAGAACACTCTGGCTCGCATCGCAGTCACCGGTGGTGATCATGAAGTTCTCGCTGATACATTCAAAGAGAACTCAGCTATCGCCCTTGGTTTCGAAGATCCCGTTGCAGTTGCTAAGGCTGTCGTTGAATTCGCTAAAAAAAGCAAACACCTCGTTGTTAAGCATGCCTCACTTGAAGGCAAGCTCCTCACCGAAGCTCAGCTTGGCGAACTCGCAAAGCTCCCTGGCAAGCAGCAGTTGCTTGGTATGGCGCTTGGCACAATGAACGCCGTTCCAACAAACTTTGTTGGCCTTTTCGCCAACATTCTGCGCAACTTCCTCTACGCTCTGAATGCTATCAGAGATCAGAAAGAAGCTGCATAA
- the rpmG gene encoding 50S ribosomal protein L33 produces MRVNIQLACTECKRRNYATVKNKKNTTARVELNKYCPWDKKHTLHRETK; encoded by the coding sequence ATGCGCGTTAATATCCAGCTCGCTTGCACAGAGTGCAAACGACGCAATTACGCGACCGTAAAGAACAAGAAAAACACTACTGCTCGTGTTGAATTGAACAAGTATTGTCCTTGGGACAAGAAACACACTCTTCACCGCGAAACTAAGTAA
- the nusG gene encoding transcription termination/antitermination protein NusG: MTEEQAPVRKARWYIIHTYSGFEQRVEQTIAQMIRTGEAQGDIEEVVVPTEKVVELVKGEKRTSTRKFYPGYVMVKMIMTDLSWHLISNIQRVTGFIGGKNRPTPMRDSEAARILAMMEERQEQPRPKFNFERGDEVRVIDGPFGGFNGVVEDVNYDKGKLRVSVSIFGRQTPVELDFVQVDKG; this comes from the coding sequence ATGACCGAGGAACAAGCACCCGTAAGAAAAGCTCGTTGGTACATTATCCACACCTACTCAGGTTTTGAGCAGCGTGTAGAGCAGACCATCGCTCAGATGATCCGCACCGGCGAAGCTCAAGGTGACATTGAGGAAGTTGTTGTACCTACTGAGAAAGTGGTAGAACTTGTAAAAGGTGAAAAACGCACCTCAACTCGTAAGTTTTATCCAGGTTATGTTATGGTCAAAATGATCATGACTGATCTCTCTTGGCATCTTATTTCCAACATTCAGCGGGTTACTGGCTTCATTGGCGGCAAAAACCGCCCTACCCCTATGCGGGATTCAGAAGCAGCGCGTATCCTCGCTATGATGGAAGAACGTCAGGAACAGCCTCGTCCTAAGTTCAACTTTGAACGCGGTGATGAAGTACGCGTTATTGATGGACCGTTCGGCGGTTTCAACGGCGTCGTGGAAGATGTAAACTACGACAAGGGTAAGCTCAGAGTATCCGTATCTATTTTCGGCAGACAAACACCTGTCGAGCTGGACTTTGTTCAGGTAGATAAGGGATAA
- the tuf gene encoding elongation factor Tu, protein MGKQKFERSKPHVNIGTIGHIDHGKTTLTAAITKVAALKMGGTAVAFDEIDKAPEEKERGITIATAHVEYETDKRHYAHVDCPGHADYIKNMITGAAQMDGGILVVAATDGPMPQTREHILLARQVGVPSLVVFMNKCDMVDDEELLELVEMEVRELLSSYDFPGDDIPVIRGSALKALEADSADDAAAGPILELLDACDSYIPEPERDIDKPFLLPIEDVFSISGRGTVVTGRIERGVVTVGEEVEIVGIKDTRKTTCTGVEMFRKLLDRGEAGDNVGLLIRGIKREEVERGQVLCKPGSINPHTKFKAEVYVLSKDEGGRHTPFFTGYRPQFYFRTTDITGVIALDEGVEMVMPGDNAVFNVEMIHPIAMETGLRFAIREGGRTVGAGVVSEIVE, encoded by the coding sequence ATGGGTAAACAAAAATTTGAACGCAGTAAGCCGCATGTTAACATCGGCACTATTGGTCACATTGACCACGGTAAAACCACCCTTACAGCAGCTATCACTAAAGTTGCTGCACTTAAAATGGGCGGCACTGCTGTAGCTTTTGACGAAATCGATAAAGCTCCAGAAGAAAAAGAACGCGGTATCACTATCGCAACTGCACACGTAGAGTACGAAACTGACAAACGTCATTACGCTCACGTTGACTGCCCAGGTCACGCAGACTACATCAAAAACATGATCACCGGTGCAGCACAGATGGATGGTGGTATCCTCGTTGTTGCAGCTACAGACGGTCCTATGCCTCAGACTCGTGAGCACATCCTGCTCGCTCGTCAGGTTGGTGTACCATCCCTCGTTGTTTTCATGAACAAATGCGACATGGTTGACGACGAAGAACTGCTTGAACTCGTAGAAATGGAAGTTCGTGAACTTCTTTCTTCTTACGATTTCCCAGGTGACGACATTCCTGTAATTCGTGGTTCTGCACTTAAAGCTCTCGAAGCAGATTCTGCTGACGACGCTGCTGCAGGTCCTATCCTCGAACTCCTCGACGCTTGTGACTCTTACATTCCTGAGCCAGAGCGTGACATCGACAAACCTTTCCTTCTTCCTATCGAAGACGTGTTCTCCATCTCCGGTCGTGGTACAGTAGTAACTGGCCGTATCGAACGTGGTGTTGTAACAGTTGGTGAAGAAGTTGAGATTGTTGGTATCAAAGATACTCGCAAAACTACTTGTACCGGCGTAGAAATGTTCCGTAAACTTCTCGACCGTGGTGAAGCTGGCGATAACGTTGGTCTTCTCATCCGTGGTATTAAACGTGAAGAAGTTGAGCGTGGTCAGGTTCTTTGTAAACCTGGTTCCATCAACCCTCACACCAAGTTTAAAGCTGAAGTATACGTACTTTCTAAAGATGAAGGCGGACGTCACACTCCATTCTTCACCGGCTACCGCCCTCAGTTCTACTTCCGCACAACTGACATCACTGGCGTAATCGCTCTTGACGAAGGTGTTGAAATGGTAATGCCAGGCGATAACGCTGTATTCAACGTAGAAATGATTCACCCAATCGCAATGGAAACTGGTCTTCGCTTCGCTATCCGCGAAGGTGGCCGTACCGTAGGCGCTGGTGTTGTTTCTGAGATCGTGGAGTAA
- the lpxC gene encoding UDP-3-O-acyl-N-acetylglucosamine deacetylase, translating into MLQKTINKSIGCSGVGVHSGKIVKLTLHPATEDTGIIFHIHGEDGVKVIAPTPQLVTATQLATVLGVGNTSAATVEHLLAAIHGMQIDNIRIEIQGGEVPIMDGSAASFIFLLKDAGLREQNRPRTVKRIKKAINFERDGKRISAKPHKGLSIDYTIDFEHPLIGVQTMSVEVTPETFATDIAKARTFGFFREVEYMRSKKLALGGSLDNAIVLDDYTVLNEDGLRFPDEFVRHKILDFIGDMVMLGSPLEGHFEVYCSGHALNNQFLRTIDENADIYLESVTAEAPVAVEAPEVAASVAAPAVA; encoded by the coding sequence ATGCTACAGAAGACAATTAATAAATCTATCGGATGCTCAGGCGTCGGTGTGCATAGCGGTAAAATAGTAAAACTTACTCTTCACCCTGCCACTGAAGACACAGGCATCATTTTTCACATACATGGCGAAGACGGCGTGAAGGTCATTGCACCAACACCACAGCTTGTTACTGCTACCCAGCTCGCAACAGTTCTCGGAGTCGGCAACACTTCTGCCGCTACCGTAGAGCACCTGCTCGCAGCAATTCACGGTATGCAGATCGACAACATCCGTATCGAAATTCAGGGCGGCGAAGTTCCAATTATGGACGGCTCAGCTGCTTCTTTCATATTTCTGCTTAAAGATGCCGGACTGCGCGAACAGAATCGACCTCGCACAGTAAAACGCATCAAGAAAGCAATCAATTTCGAACGTGATGGCAAACGCATCAGCGCCAAGCCGCACAAAGGTCTCTCCATCGACTACACAATCGACTTCGAGCACCCGCTAATCGGCGTGCAGACAATGTCCGTTGAAGTCACACCTGAGACATTTGCTACAGACATCGCAAAAGCACGTACCTTTGGCTTCTTCCGTGAAGTTGAATACATGCGCTCAAAGAAGCTCGCTCTTGGCGGCTCCCTCGATAACGCAATCGTACTTGATGACTATACTGTACTGAATGAAGATGGCCTGCGATTCCCTGATGAATTTGTTCGCCATAAGATTCTTGATTTCATCGGCGACATGGTAATGCTGGGCTCCCCTCTTGAGGGACACTTTGAAGTGTACTGCTCCGGCCATGCACTGAACAACCAGTTCCTGCGTACCATCGATGAAAATGCAGACATTTACCTTGAAAGCGTCACCGCAGAGGCTCCTGTAGCAGTTGAAGCTCCAGAAGTTGCTGCATCCGTGGCCGCACCAGCTGTAGCATAG
- a CDS encoding DUF1385 domain-containing protein, producing the protein MTTLRKNFRSILSAILSAARCNVGGQAVMEGVMMRNQDRLAIAVRKADGSIIVDQRPWFTFSKADFFKRPFVRGFPILIETLVNGIKALNFSATQAVDGEEEEELKPWHLTLTLICSVGIALFLFVVLPHLFSIGMNYLGLGGDVDGLSFQIWDGFFKFSIFLGYIISISFIPDIKRVFQYHGAEHKVIWAFEDGKAVSPGSAILHSRLHPRCGTTFMLFVLSVAIILHTILVPAMLMVWTPESTYVKHGFIIFFKLLLMAPISAFAYELIKYSAKINDTFLGKLLSAPGMMLQMLTTHEPDSKQLEVAIVALKEALGDEAPDDIYTPEYTVAEKE; encoded by the coding sequence ATGACTACTCTCCGCAAAAATTTCCGCTCTATTTTATCAGCCATACTTTCTGCAGCCCGATGCAATGTCGGTGGTCAGGCAGTTATGGAAGGCGTCATGATGCGCAATCAGGACCGATTAGCTATTGCAGTTCGCAAAGCTGACGGCTCGATTATTGTGGATCAACGCCCTTGGTTTACCTTTTCAAAGGCTGATTTTTTCAAGCGTCCTTTCGTACGCGGCTTTCCTATTCTTATTGAAACATTGGTCAACGGCATTAAGGCTCTCAATTTTTCCGCTACACAAGCTGTAGACGGCGAAGAGGAAGAAGAACTTAAACCGTGGCACCTCACCCTTACACTCATCTGTTCTGTTGGCATCGCACTGTTCCTTTTTGTTGTGCTGCCACACCTGTTCTCCATCGGGATGAACTACTTAGGGCTTGGTGGTGATGTTGACGGGCTTTCGTTTCAGATATGGGACGGCTTCTTCAAATTCAGCATCTTTTTGGGATACATCATTAGTATCTCATTCATCCCTGACATTAAGCGTGTTTTCCAGTACCATGGCGCCGAACATAAAGTAATCTGGGCGTTTGAAGACGGAAAAGCTGTAAGCCCCGGTTCTGCAATTCTGCATAGTAGATTGCACCCGCGCTGCGGCACCACCTTCATGCTCTTTGTTCTGTCCGTAGCCATCATTCTGCACACCATTCTGGTTCCAGCAATGCTTATGGTCTGGACACCTGAATCGACATACGTAAAACACGGTTTCATTATCTTCTTTAAGCTGTTGCTCATGGCGCCTATCAGCGCATTTGCATATGAACTCATTAAGTACAGCGCAAAGATTAATGACACATTTTTAGGCAAACTCCTCAGCGCTCCGGGTATGATGCTGCAAATGCTCACCACCCATGAACCAGATTCAAAGCAGCTTGAGGTTGCCATTGTTGCACTTAAGGAAGCTCTCGGCGACGAGGCTCCTGACGATATATATACCCCTGAGTATACAGTAGCGGAGAAAGAATAA
- the rplL gene encoding 50S ribosomal protein L7/L12, with translation MSVTKEQVVEFISSMTVLELSEFIKELEETFGVSAAAPVAAAAAAPAAAEAAEEQTEFDVILKACGGNKIAVIKAVRALTGLGLKEAKEAVDSAPKAIKEAASKEDAEAAKKALEEAGAEVEVK, from the coding sequence ATGTCCGTGACCAAAGAACAGGTTGTAGAATTTATCTCTAGCATGACCGTACTCGAACTTTCCGAATTCATCAAAGAACTCGAAGAAACCTTCGGCGTTTCCGCAGCAGCTCCAGTAGCAGCAGCAGCAGCAGCTCCAGCAGCAGCTGAAGCAGCTGAAGAACAGACTGAATTTGATGTTATCCTCAAAGCTTGTGGCGGCAACAAAATTGCTGTTATTAAAGCAGTTCGTGCTCTTACAGGTCTTGGCCTCAAAGAAGCTAAAGAAGCTGTAGATAGCGCTCCTAAAGCAATCAAAGAAGCTGCATCTAAAGAAGATGCTGAAGCTGCTAAGAAAGCTCTCGAAGAAGCAGGCGCAGAAGTAGAAGTTAAGTAA
- the rplA gene encoding 50S ribosomal protein L1 has protein sequence MPKHGKKYRKVADGLELTARFAVDEAMAKVVDSAYAKFDETVDVAINLGVDPKYSDQMVRGACSLPHGLGKDVRVAVFCKGEKQAEAREAGAEIVGAEELVAEVKAGNLDFDKAIATPDVMALVGQIGRVLGPRGLMPNAKTGTVTFDVANAVKEMKAGRVEFKVDKAGILHAPIGKVSFGAEKLMDNLKTVLENVNRLKPSSAKGAYMKAMSLSSTMGPGYKVDPTLIRKFTDA, from the coding sequence ATGCCTAAGCATGGGAAAAAATACCGTAAAGTGGCTGACGGCCTTGAGCTTACAGCACGTTTTGCAGTTGATGAAGCGATGGCCAAAGTAGTTGATTCTGCTTATGCAAAATTTGATGAAACTGTTGACGTTGCTATCAACCTCGGCGTTGATCCTAAATACTCTGACCAGATGGTTCGTGGCGCATGTTCACTTCCACACGGTCTTGGTAAAGATGTGCGCGTAGCAGTATTCTGTAAAGGCGAAAAACAGGCTGAAGCTCGTGAAGCTGGCGCTGAAATCGTTGGTGCAGAAGAGCTCGTAGCAGAAGTTAAAGCCGGTAACCTCGACTTTGACAAAGCTATCGCAACTCCAGACGTTATGGCTCTCGTAGGTCAGATCGGCCGCGTACTTGGCCCTCGTGGTCTTATGCCTAACGCAAAAACTGGCACTGTTACTTTTGATGTAGCAAACGCAGTTAAAGAAATGAAAGCTGGCCGCGTTGAATTCAAAGTTGACAAAGCTGGTATTCTTCACGCTCCAATCGGTAAAGTATCCTTCGGTGCTGAAAAGCTCATGGATAACCTTAAAACCGTTCTTGAGAACGTGAACCGTCTCAAGCCATCATCCGCTAAAGGTGCTTACATGAAGGCTATGTCCCTCTCAAGCACTATGGGTCCTGGCTACAAAGTAGACCCTACTCTTATTCGTAAATTCACCGACGCTTAA
- a CDS encoding TlyA family RNA methyltransferase translates to MAKKERADQLVFDAGLADSREKAKRLIMAGQVYVIRNGNPEPVIKPGQKMDLESLFEVKGVERFVSRGAYKLLTAIEHFGIDPAGKVALDAGASTGGFSDCLLQHGTTKVYAVDVGYGQLHEKLRQDERVINLERTNLRNLNDTIIPEPLDLVVGDVSFISLKLVLPPCVALLRDGGEVAMLIKPQFELGPGMTDKGVVRDPALHQQAIDDVTGFAINELKLTLLGVVPSSIKGPKGNQEFIAYFKK, encoded by the coding sequence ATGGCAAAAAAAGAACGAGCCGATCAACTTGTTTTTGATGCGGGTCTGGCAGATAGCCGTGAAAAGGCTAAACGCCTTATTATGGCAGGTCAAGTGTACGTTATTCGCAACGGTAACCCAGAGCCGGTTATAAAGCCGGGTCAAAAAATGGATTTAGAATCTCTATTCGAAGTTAAGGGCGTTGAACGCTTTGTTAGTCGCGGTGCTTATAAACTGCTTACAGCGATTGAACATTTTGGAATTGATCCTGCGGGTAAGGTGGCATTGGATGCCGGTGCGTCCACGGGTGGATTCTCTGATTGCCTGCTTCAGCATGGTACTACAAAAGTATATGCAGTGGATGTTGGTTACGGCCAATTGCACGAAAAGCTGCGTCAGGACGAGCGTGTTATTAATCTCGAGCGTACGAACCTGCGTAATCTCAATGACACAATTATTCCAGAGCCGCTTGATCTCGTTGTAGGTGATGTGTCTTTTATCTCCTTGAAGCTTGTTCTTCCTCCTTGCGTTGCTCTGCTTCGTGATGGTGGTGAAGTGGCTATGCTCATTAAGCCTCAGTTTGAATTAGGACCTGGTATGACCGACAAAGGCGTTGTGCGTGATCCTGCTTTGCACCAACAGGCAATAGATGACGTAACAGGTTTTGCCATAAATGAATTAAAGCTTACATTGCTGGGGGTTGTTCCATCCAGCATCAAGGGGCCTAAGGGTAATCAGGAGTTCATAGCGTACTTTAAAAAATAG
- the prfA gene encoding peptide chain release factor 1: protein MLAKLEHLERKFEDLEMQLSSPEVFGDQERYRKLTKAHSDLKDIVEAFRKYRIMQESLSENKELMGDSDPELAEMAKEEVKELERNIPEMEAHLTVLLLPKDPMDEKNTILEIRAGTGGDEAALFAGDLFRMYSRYAERIGWKVELLSTSETGTGGLKEVIALVKGDKVYSRLKFESGIHRVQRVPATETQGRVHTSAATVAIMPEAEEVDANIRNEDLRYDVFRASGPGGQSVNTTDSAIRVTHLPTGLVVSCQDEKSQHKNKAKALKILSSRLLQKVQQEQHDELAEQRKSQVGSGDRSGRIRTYNFGQGRCTDHRINLTMYKLDAIMDGDINELIDALITADQAEKLKSQADA, encoded by the coding sequence ATGTTAGCCAAGTTAGAACATCTTGAGCGCAAATTCGAAGACCTTGAAATGCAGCTTAGCTCTCCTGAAGTCTTTGGTGACCAGGAACGCTACCGCAAGCTGACCAAGGCTCATTCAGATCTTAAAGACATCGTTGAAGCATTCCGTAAATACCGCATCATGCAAGAGTCTCTTTCTGAAAATAAAGAACTCATGGGTGACAGCGATCCGGAACTTGCCGAAATGGCAAAAGAAGAAGTTAAAGAACTTGAGCGCAATATTCCTGAAATGGAAGCTCACCTTACAGTTTTACTTCTTCCTAAAGATCCAATGGATGAAAAGAACACCATTCTGGAAATCCGTGCAGGTACCGGCGGCGACGAAGCAGCACTGTTTGCTGGTGACTTGTTCCGCATGTACTCCCGCTACGCTGAACGCATCGGCTGGAAAGTCGAACTACTCAGCACCAGCGAAACCGGAACCGGTGGCCTCAAAGAGGTTATCGCACTTGTTAAAGGTGACAAAGTATACAGCCGCCTCAAGTTCGAATCCGGCATCCACCGCGTGCAGCGAGTTCCTGCAACAGAAACTCAGGGTCGCGTTCACACTTCCGCTGCTACAGTCGCAATTATGCCTGAAGCAGAAGAGGTTGACGCAAACATTCGTAACGAAGACCTTCGATACGACGTTTTCCGTGCTTCCGGCCCTGGTGGTCAGTCCGTTAACACAACTGACTCCGCTATCCGCGTAACACACCTTCCAACTGGCCTTGTTGTTTCCTGTCAGGATGAAAAATCCCAGCACAAGAACAAAGCCAAAGCGCTTAAAATCCTCTCCTCCCGCTTATTGCAGAAGGTACAGCAGGAACAGCATGATGAACTTGCTGAACAGCGCAAATCTCAGGTTGGCTCCGGTGACCGCTCCGGTCGTATCCGTACATACAACTTCGGACAAGGTCGCTGTACAGACCACCGCATCAATCTGACCATGTACAAACTTGACGCCATCATGGATGGCGACATCAACGAGCTGATCGACGCTCTTATCACTGCAGATCAGGCTGAGAAGCTCAAATCTCAGGCTGACGCATAA
- the rpmE gene encoding 50S ribosomal protein L31, with translation MKKDTHPKVFQAKISCACGYESVARSTKGDAVAVEICSQCHPFYTGNQRFVDTAGRIDRFRKKYASFQK, from the coding sequence ATGAAAAAAGATACCCATCCTAAAGTGTTCCAGGCAAAAATCTCTTGTGCATGCGGCTATGAATCCGTAGCACGTTCTACTAAAGGTGACGCAGTAGCAGTTGAAATTTGCTCTCAGTGCCACCCGTTCTACACTGGTAACCAGCGTTTCGTTGATACCGCAGGTCGTATTGACCGTTTCCGCAAGAAATACGCAAGTTTCCAGAAATAG